GCATGAACAATTACGAAGATTATCCACGCGACTTGATCGGCTATGGCCGCACGCCACCCCATCCCCAATGGCCGGGCAAGGCCCGCATCGCCTTGCAATTCGTCCTCAATTACGAGGAGGGGGCGGAAAACAGCGTGCTGCATGGCGATCCCGCGTCGGAAACGTTTTTATCGGAGATGATCGGTGCGGCCGCATTCCCTGCGCGCCACCTGAGCATGGAGTCGATTTATGAGTATGGTTCGCGCGCCGGATTATGGCGCTTGCTGCGCATGTTCGAGGAGCGGCGCCTGCCGCTGACCGTGTTTGGCGTATCGATGGCCTTGAAACGCAATCCGGAGGCGGTGGCCGCCTTCCAGCAACTGGGGCATGAAATCGCCTGCCATGGCTTGCGCTGGATTTCCTACCAAAACATGGACGAGGCGACGGAACGCGAACACATGCGCGAGGCCGTGCAGATCATCCGCGAATTGACGGGGACCGCCCCGCAAGGCTGGTATACGGGGCGCGATTCGCCGAATACGCGCAAACTGGTGGTCGAGCATGGCGGTTTTCGCTATGACGCCGATTATTACGGCGATGACTTGCCATTCTGGGAAAAGGTGGCCTATACGGATGCGACAGGCGCGGCGATCCTGCAGCCGCAGCTGATCGTGCCCTACACCCTGGATACGAACGACATGCGTTTTGCCGCCATGCAGGGCTTTAATTCGGGCACGCAGTTTTTCGATTATCTGAAGGATGCCTTCGACGTGCTGTACGCGGAAGGCGATCCGAACGGCTTGAATCAGCCGAAGATGTTGTCCGTAGGCTTGCATTGCCGTCTGGTAGGACGGCCTGGACGGGCGGCAGCACTGGCGCGCTTCCTCGACTATGTGCAGGGCCATGAACAGGTATGGATCACGCGCCGCATCGATATTGCCGAACACTGGCATGCGACGCATCCATTCCAGGAGTAAGCTCTATTGAGATGGGATGATAAGTAAAATCAGTCTCTGCATATAGTTGTCCCATATGCCGGTGTTAATCTCCTATACTGGGACTATACCGAGGCCAGCATGTCAGAACCGATCCGCTTTTATTATCGTGGTGCCGTACAGGAAGTACGCAACGCCGCCCCTACGCAGACTGTGTTGCAGCACCTGCGTGAGGATTTGCATTGCACGGGTACCAAGGAAGGCTGTGCCGAAGGCGATTGCGGCGCTTGCACGGTGGTCATCGGCAGCCTGGTCGATGGTCAGGTGGAGATGAAGGCCGTCAACGCCTGCATCCAGCTCACGCCCACGCTCGATGGCAAGGCCATGTTTTCCGTGGAAGACTTGCAGCAGCCCGATGGCGCCCTGCACCCGGTGCAGCAAGCGATGGTCGAATGCCATGGTTCCCAGTGCGGCTTTTGCACGCCCGGTTTTGTCATGTCCTTGTGGGGCATGTATCTGCAGAAAAACGGCGAAACGCCCACGCGCTGCGAAATCGACGACAGCCTGTCTGGCAATCTGTGCCGCTGCACGGGCTACCGGCCCATCATCGACGCTGCCAAACGCATGGGCGAATTGCCGCACGTCACGTTCGACCGCGATGCGTTACGCGTGCAATTGCAGGCGCTGCAGCGTAGCAGCGTGACTACGTATGAACATGGCGGCCAGCACTTCCACGCGCCGCGCAGCATCGATGAACTGGTGGCGCTGCGCGCGGCAAAGCCGCAAGCGTGTCTGCTGGCCGGCTCCACCGACGTGGGTTTGTGGGTCACCAAGCAATTGCGTGACCTGGGCGACATCATTTATCTGGGTAACGTGGCGGCGCTGAAAACCATCGCCGTGGACGATGGCAAGCTGCACATTGGCGCCGGCGCCAGCCTGAACGATGCCTATGCAGCGCTGTGCCAGCATTATCCAGATGAGCTGTCTGAACTGTGGCAACGCTTTGCTTCCTTGCCGATTCGCAACGCCGGTACCTTGGGCGGCAATGTGGCCAATGGTTCGCCCATCGGTGACTCGATGCCGTGGCTGATCGCGCTGGGTAGCGAGATCATGCTGCGTGGACCTGCTGGCCAGCGCATCATGCCGCTGGAAAACTTCTATCTTGGTTACCAAAAGAAGGATCTGCAGCCCGGTGAATTCGTCGAAGCCGTGCGCGTACCCTTGCCGCGTGCCGATGTGCATTTCCGCACGTATAAACTGGCGAAACGTTTTGACCAGGATATCTCGGCTGTATGCGCCGCGTTTGCCTTCCAGCTCGACGGCGAGCGCATCATCGATGCGCGCATCGCCTTTGGCGGCATGGCGGCCACGCCGCAGCGCGCCGCGCAGACGGAAGCGTTTTTGCTGGGACAAGCCTGGACGGAAGACAACCTGGTCATTGCCATGCGCTTGCTGGCCGACGATTACGCGCCGCTGTCCGACATGCGCGCCTCGAATACCTACCGCATGACGACGGCACAAAACCTGTTGCGCCGCTTCTGGCTGGAAACACGCCCCGGTGCGCCGCTGCTGCGCATTGCCGTCAACGCCTATGCTTGCCGCGCCTGAAAGGACCAGCATGAACCATCCTGCCACGCCCGAATTGCAAGCGGCCGCCTGGGCCGCC
Above is a genomic segment from Janthinobacterium sp. 64 containing:
- the puuE gene encoding allantoinase PuuE, producing MNNYEDYPRDLIGYGRTPPHPQWPGKARIALQFVLNYEEGAENSVLHGDPASETFLSEMIGAAAFPARHLSMESIYEYGSRAGLWRLLRMFEERRLPLTVFGVSMALKRNPEAVAAFQQLGHEIACHGLRWISYQNMDEATEREHMREAVQIIRELTGTAPQGWYTGRDSPNTRKLVVEHGGFRYDADYYGDDLPFWEKVAYTDATGAAILQPQLIVPYTLDTNDMRFAAMQGFNSGTQFFDYLKDAFDVLYAEGDPNGLNQPKMLSVGLHCRLVGRPGRAAALARFLDYVQGHEQVWITRRIDIAEHWHATHPFQE
- the xdhA gene encoding xanthine dehydrogenase small subunit codes for the protein MSEPIRFYYRGAVQEVRNAAPTQTVLQHLREDLHCTGTKEGCAEGDCGACTVVIGSLVDGQVEMKAVNACIQLTPTLDGKAMFSVEDLQQPDGALHPVQQAMVECHGSQCGFCTPGFVMSLWGMYLQKNGETPTRCEIDDSLSGNLCRCTGYRPIIDAAKRMGELPHVTFDRDALRVQLQALQRSSVTTYEHGGQHFHAPRSIDELVALRAAKPQACLLAGSTDVGLWVTKQLRDLGDIIYLGNVAALKTIAVDDGKLHIGAGASLNDAYAALCQHYPDELSELWQRFASLPIRNAGTLGGNVANGSPIGDSMPWLIALGSEIMLRGPAGQRIMPLENFYLGYQKKDLQPGEFVEAVRVPLPRADVHFRTYKLAKRFDQDISAVCAAFAFQLDGERIIDARIAFGGMAATPQRAAQTEAFLLGQAWTEDNLVIAMRLLADDYAPLSDMRASNTYRMTTAQNLLRRFWLETRPGAPLLRIAVNAYACRA